Below is a genomic region from Methanosphaera sp. ISO3-F5.
TGGTATTAGAGTTAACATGAGAACTGTTACCTTCAAATGATGCATTCATTGGATAATTACCATAAATAGGGAAACTGATATTTTGTATAACTACGTATCCATTTTCACCAGTGTTTCTAGTGTATTTTGTACCATTGATGTAAACTGTTATGTTTGCATTCTTTAGCAGAGTGTTATTCTCGATTTCATATAATGAAACTGTGACATTTATTTTGTCATCAACATATGTCTGATTTATAGGTGAAATAACAATTCTTGTTGGTTTACCCATATGTACCTCAGTTTTAACATTCATGTCCTGATAATGATGACTTAATGATTGATAAACGGCTGTTGCATTAGTTAATGATTTTTTAATTGAAGGTCTGTATATTCTTACACTAGCATTACCATCAATAACTCGTCCTTCACCAATACGATTGAACTCTTCATCGTATAAGTAGACTGTACCATTTCTTACTGTGTCATTATAAATGTTTCTTAAATTAACAGTAACATTAACAAAATATTCCAGTACCTCAAGTGGCACATCTATTAAAACAGGAATATCTATTGTATCATTAAGATAATTGTCAATATAAGTGTTTCCTGTGATACTTTGTGGTTGAACCTCACCTAGAAGCATGTCTCTTGTAAGATCAGTGTTTGAATCAAATAAGTTATTAACAATTGTTGCAGAAACAACACTGTTAAGTATAACATATCCTGTTGGACTTGTTACTTTATTATTTGATACTGTATTATCAGTTAGTGTTAAAACTCCTAGATTTAGTATAACTGATTTTGTTCCAATGTTTGAATCGATTGTTGATTCAGTTATGGTTACATTACCACGATTTTCAAGAACTGCCCCGTCAGGTGCATTGTTTAATGTGAATTCATCATTATTTGCTGTGAAGTTTGCATCTGCAACATTGTATAACACTCCACCACTAGCGGTTGCTGTATCCTTAGTATATATGTTACCAGTGGAATTAATGTTTCCCCTGTTATAGAATACCCCACCATAGTTTGCAGTGTTATCAGTGTATGTGTCACTTCCAAGAACATTTACTGTTGCTCCCTGAGTCACATACATCACTCCACCATCATTTGATGCCCGGTTATGTCCATATGTACTGCCAGTAGTGTTTACTTCAGCATTTCCATCAAGATATAATACTCCACCCTCTGTAGCATTGTTTTGGTTAAACATTGATGATGAAATATTTGCCTTGGAATCGTTTGACACATATATTGCTCCACCCTGTGTTGCTTTATTTGATGAGAAAGTATCATGTTGTGAGTTATATATTACTTCATCAAGATATATTGCTCCACCCTGTGTAGCATTGTTTTGTGTGAAAGTTACTGTTGAAGTATTTAAGTCTGATTTAGTATAAATAGCAGCCCCTTTACTTGCAGTGTTGTTAGTGTATTGACCACTGGATAAGGATACTGTTACTCCTTCATCAATATATAATGCACCATTATCTGCATTATTTTTAATGAACTGGTTTCCATTAGTGATTAACTGGCTGCCTTTTTGTGCATATATTGCACTACCATTTGTAGCATTACCATTTTTATAGATACCGTTTGTAGAATTAAGAACTACTGTATCATTCAGGTATATTGCTCCACCAAGTGTTGCCTTGTTTGAATCAAATGTTGTACTTGTTTTAACTGTTACAGTATTGTTTGCTTGTGCATATATTGCACCACCCATACTTGCATTGTTATTTATGAACTCGTCAGCACTTGTGGTAATATTACTCTGATTACCCAAGTATACTGCTCCTCCAAGAATTGCACTGTTATTCACGTATTTTACATCACGTGATGAAGTTATTACAACATTTTCTTCGGTAAATATTGCTCCACCATTTTGGCCTGCAGTATTTCCATCAACTTCTATTTGTTGAATAACTATGTTCCTATCGGAACAGGCGTATATTGCACCACCATTCTCCAAAGCAGTATTGTTGTAGTAATTGTTTCCTCTTCCACTAAAGGTACCATTATCTATTAATGCTCCACCATTTGTAGCACTGTTTGCTATGAAAGTGTTGGAATTGGCTGATACTGTTGCATTGTTATATAATACACCAGCACTGGTTGCATTATTATTTTTGAAAATATTGCCTTCTGATGTAATCATACCATTATTGAATACTACTCCACCAATTGTAGCATTATTTTCTTCAAAAGTACTGTCCCTTGCAGTTAAAGTACCATTATTGTATATTGCACCCCCTATAGGTGCTGTGTTATTAATATTAGTACCTGATCTTTTTATGATTGTACCATTTTCAGAGTTGAATGTGGCACCACCATATAATGTTGCAGTATTGTTAATTAACTTATTGTTAATACTCTCTATAGTACCATTTAGGTTGTAGATTGCTCCACCAATCTGTGCGGTGTTGTTTAGGTAGATTTCATCTTCTGTATCAACCATACCTGCTTCAACATATAATACTCCACCATATTCTAGTGCTTTGTTGTCTGTATAATTTGATCCTTCTGATTCAATTGCCCTATTTGTCTGGTTTACATAGAATACTCCACCACGAGTAGCCGTGTTATTATATGAATGGTCATAATTTGTGTCAAATTTACCATTGTTTTCTATGTAGAATACTCCACCTAGGGTAGCATTGTTATTTCTGAATACACCCCTACCCGATATTAATTCTGCCCTATTTGTAAGGTAAACCACACCACCATTTTCTGCAGTGTTATTTTCATAAATATCATCAGATCCTACGAAATTAGAATCAGCTCCTGTAAGGAATAATGCACCACCATTGGTAGCACTTAAATTATAGTAGCCGCTATTAATTGATGTTATTGTACCTTCTGAATAAACTGCAGCACCATTCACAGCACTGTTGTTGTTGAATGTTTCATTATTCAATTGGATGCCAGCATTTACACCAACAGCTAATGCTCCACCATTATTTGCAGTGTTATTTTCGTATTTGTTTCCAGTTAAACGACCTTCAACACCAGCTTTGATAAGTATAGCTCCACCACTTGTTGCTGAGTTATTAACAAAAGTGTTGTTTTCTATGATTAAATCTAGAGCTCTGTTAACTGCTATTGCTGCTCCACTTGTAGCATTGTTGTTACTGAATGTGTTGTTAATTATTGTCCTTATTTGACCATAATTTGTATTATAAATGTATATTGCTCCTTCGTTTGCTGCAGTGTTGTTGATGAAAGTGTTATTTTCTAGATATAAACTTTCACCTTGAGCCATATAAATAGCACTATCCATTCCATTATTATTTAGTGAGGTACCATTGATGAAGTTAGTATTGGTAATTTTTACATTACCCTGTGCATCATAAACAATTGCTGCTCCCTTAGGACTTTTGGAATCTATGAAAGTAACATTATCTATTGTGAGGTTTGCATAGTCAGTTCCTACCCTAATAGCTCCACCGTCACTAGCTGCTGTAGAATTTATAAATACTGAATCAATGATTGTTAAATCACCCCTATGAATCAGTATTGCTCCTCCTTGGTTAGCCGATGAATTTATAAATGTACAATTGGAGATATAAACGGTTGGTTTATGAATTCCATATATAACTCCTCCCATTACGTTATTATTAGAAGGATAACAATTTTGAAAAGTTAAATTTGTAACATTTAATGTAAAGAAAATACCAGTATCTCTGTTTCCACCAACATGTAAAAACCTATTCTTATTTTTACCATCAATTATAGCACCGTTACCTATAATTGTAAGATTTCTTAAAGCAACTTCTTGCCTCCAAGTTAGCTGTTCATAAGTGATTTCATATGTTTTAGTTTCAAATATGAACGTAGAATTTTCAGTGGCTGTTCTTAAATTGTTCATGAAATCATTCCAGGTATGTATGTTATATACTGACTGGGCTTGTTTTAGTGTTTTGGTGTTTGTGTTTTTTTGTATTGTTTTGGCGTTTGTGTTGTTGTTTGTAGTTGTTTTGTTGTTTGTCGTTGTTGTATTGGATGTCTGACTAGTATTTTTTTCGCCTATTCTATTTGTAGTGACTGATTTACTAGTATCTAAGTCACTATTGATTTTTTTATTTTCGTTTTTGTTTGTTTGTACGTTATTTGTTGCATGTGTTGTTTGTGTTGTTATGGTTGTGTCTGTTTGGTTTGTGTTGTCGTTCTGGTTTGTTGCTGTGGTTGCTGTTAGGCTGCATAACAACAGTATTATGACACATGTTAAGAAAATTATTTTCTTGTTTAACGTGACTTATACCTCCATTTTTGGACAAAAATTACCCTTGTCTTGTATATTTGTTTTGTTAAGTATTTATAATTTGGTTAATTATCAAATTATATGTTGCATGGCTTGTTATTGTTTTTTTATATTTTGTTTAATGTTTGGTGTGTTTGGTTTGTGTGTTGTTATTTGTTGTTTTTTGTTTTTTTTTAGTGTATTGGTGTATATATAGTGTATTTAAATTTTTATAAATTAACAATGTTATATAATTTTTTTCTGAACAATGTTTAAAATAAACATGAAAAAACTTATTGAAAAATCAATAATTTTAAGTATCTTAAGAGAATTGGAAAATATTATCAAATTTCCTTACATAATAAGAATTATTTTAAAATAAATCTGTTAATAAAAAAAGCAGCATTTCAAACTATATGCAATTAAAAAGAATAAGAGTAATGGATTTGAATCCATTATTAGAATGTTCTGAGTTTTCCTTCGAGCATGAAGTCTTTGATGTCTGTGATGTTTCCCAACCATTTGTCAATGATTTTTGTTACATCTTCTTCCACATCGTCTATGCTGTATCCTTCTTCTGTTGTGATGTGTGCTGTTGCTGTTCTTGGCTGGTCGATTGGTTTTCCGATTTGGCTGAGTATTATCATGTCGATGTTTTTTACACCTTCCACGTCACTTACTACTTCTCTTGTGATTTCATTGGATAGGAGGTTGTATATTTTTCCCACGTGGTTGATTGGGTTTTTTCCACTGGTTGCTTCCATACTCATTGGCCTGTTTGGTGTGATGAGTCCGTTTGCTCTGTTTCCTCTTCCTACTGATCCGTCGTCTCCCATTTCTGCGCTTGTTCCTGTTACTGTTAGGTAGTATCCTGATTCGTCTTTTTTGGTTTCGTCATCTGCTGTGTTTATGAGTGTTTCTACGTTGAGGTCTGTGGTTTTTGCTGCTAGGTCTTTTACTATGTCGATGAGTTCTTCTTTTCCGCTGAGGTATGCGTCTCTGTCATCTACGTATTTGGATACGAATGCTGCTGCGATTGTGAGTGTGATGTCGTCTCTTTCTCTTAGTCCCATTACTTTTATGTCTTCTCCTACGAATGGGTGTTGTTTTTTGAATGATTTGCTGTTTAGTAGTTCTTCTGTTTTGAGTACTAGGTTTTCTGTTTCGCTGAATGGTGCGAATCCTACTCCGAATGATGTGTCGTTGGATGATGGTATTTCGTTTGGTCTTTGGAATACATCTCTTAGGTCTGCGCTTCCTTCTCCTATTTTACATTCTACTACTGTTCCGTATTCTACGTCTAGGTTTATGATTGTGTCTTGTAGGAATTCTTTTGCTGCTTCTATTGCTATTGTGTCTACTCCTACTTTGTGTGTTTCTCCGTTTGGTAGTGTGAATTGGTTTGCTGCTCTTCCTGTTAGTAGTATTTCTATTGGTTTTATGATTTGTCCGCCACCGAATTTTGGGTCGGATTCTCCTGCTGTGATTTGTACTTCGTCTGTGTTGTGGTGTAGTACGTGTCCTACTTTTTCTTTGTATGTTTGAGATAGTACTCTGCTTACTGCTTCTGCTATTCCGTCACTTATACTGTCTGGGTGACCTATTCCTTTTCTTTCTACTATTTCTATTTCGTTTAGTTCTACTGGTCTTTGTATTGCTTTTTCGATTTTTATATTTCTCATGTGTACACCTAATATTTATTTATTTGTTTTTGATAATCGAATTATAGTTATAACTAGTTTTTTATATGAGTTTTGATGTTTTTTGGTTTTTGTTATGACATCTCATATTATTTTTTTTGATTATTAAAAAATTATACTGGTTATATATATGTTTATCAAATATTTAATAGTTATTTATTAATTTTTCAGTATAATTTAAAAATTTTTGATTAAAAATATATAAATATTATAAAGTTTATAATTATATTAGAATATTATGTATATAATTAAAATATATAACAATAAAAATGAACAAAAATCAAAGATTGGAAACATTTCTTGTGCAGATACCTTCACCAAAAGATTACTAGGATTAATGGGAAAAAACAAATTTAATGGATTAATATTCAAACAAAAACATCAATCAAAGTATTACAACAGCATCCATACAAGTTTTATGAAAGTTCCAATAGATATACTATATATAAACAATCAAATGAAAATACATGAACTAACAACATTAAAACCCTGGCAATTATATATACCCAAAAAAGGAAATATAAAACACATTATTGAATTACCTGAAAAAAGTATTAACAAACATAACATAAAAATTAATGACAAGGTAGTGATAACCCATGAAAGACAGAAAAATTGATAAACCAAAAGGAATGATACAAACTGCCATGAACAAAACCAGAAAAAAATTACATAAAGGTAATTTCAAAAAAAAATTATTCAAAATAGTACCACTCACAATAACAAGCGACAAACTAGACCCAATATTCAACGATTATAAAATAGTACACATAACAGACATCCACATCGGCCAATGGATTACAAAAGAAAAACTTGACGGCGTAGTAAAACTAATTAACGACCTAAAACCAGACACAATAGTAATAACCGGAGACTACGTATCATACAAAGCAGAAGAATACATACAAGACCTAGAAGAATGTCTTAAAAAATTAGAAGCAAAAGACGATATCATATCAGTACTGGGAAACCATGACTACTGGACAAACCCCGAAGCCATCAAACAAATGCTAAAAGACAGCAACATAATCAACTTAGAAAATGAGATACATATCATTGAACGAAACAACAAAAAACTACAAATTGCCGGAATAGACTGTGTAACAGTAGGAAAAGATAACATAGGCAAAATAGAAGAAAAACTTGACTATGACTCCCCAGCAATCATGCTAGTACATGAACCAGACTTTGCAGACACAACATGCAAACTAGAACCATTCATACTCCAACTGTCAGGACATAGCCATGGAGGCCAGTTCTCAATTCCATACATAAGAACACCCGTCAGAGGAAAAAACTTTATAAAATATCCTAAGGGAAGTTATGAAGTTGATGACATGATCCAATACACAAATAGTGGAATAGGTACAAACATGTTCTGGTTTAGAATAAACTGTCCCCCAGAAATAACCGAAATAAAACTAAAGGTAGAATAAATATGAAGATACTGTGGGCAATAACAGGTGCCGGACACTTACTAAAAGAAAGTATACATGTAATAGACGAACTATCACAAAAACATGAAATAACAATAGCCCTATCAAATGCAGGATTAGAAGTAGTTAAAAAATATGGTTACATGACCAAACTTGAAGAAATCAGGGACAAAAAACCAGAAAACATGATAGTATGTGATGAGGATGAAAAATATTCATACCCGCTGAGTGGAAAAATTACCCATGAAAAATATGACCTAATCATTGTAAGCCCCACAACAGCAAACACAACAGCAAAAATAGTTCATGCAATAGCAGACACACTTGTAACAAATATAGTTGCACAATCAGGAAAAGGCAGAATACCACTACTAATCGTACCCGTAGACCAAAAAGAAGGAATCATCACAACAAAGATACCACCATACATTAAAAAAGATGCATGCCAAAAATGTGAAGAATGCAAACCCGGAAACATATGCCCCAAAAAAGCAATCAACCCCCCAAACATAAACACCATACAATGCATAAACTGTATGAAATGCAGAAATAAATGTCCACATAATGCCCTAATAACAGACAAAGAAATAGAATTATATATCAGAAAAATTGATGCAGAAAACACTGCCAAACTTGAAGAAATCGAAAATATAAAAACAATATTCCATCCAGAAGATATATTAGAGGAAGATGTGTTGAACTAATCATCATCCCAACATTTCAATAACTCTTTTTTAAAGAATTTATGCACATTTTCTGCACCAACAATCTCCTCATCCAACACCCACCATGATGGATAAAGAATAAATGGTTCCTGTTGAGTTCCACCAATACCTCCATGACTACCAATAAGCTCCTCAAAAGCGTATACTTCACCATTAGATGAATCATATTCACTATTAACCAATATATCCGGAACATGGTCAAAATTATCTGTTCTTTTAAGATGATCCACTACATGTTCACCATACTTTTCCAGAAAATTACTTCCAACAATTTTATCATCATCCAAATAATACACATCATTATCTGATAGGACCATAGTACCAAGTATCTCCGATTTTACCATTACAAATCCTATACCCTCATGATTAGCAAGACCATTTATTAATCCCGGAAAAGCATCCTCCATCTGTTCATAGGTTAACCTACCAGGCCAGTCAGTAAAGTATATGAGGCCAAGATTACCTGATGCCAATACTATTGTCTGAGGAGTTTCATCCTTCACCAACTCTTCACTCACAAGGTCTACGCCTATATCATACTTATCAGATAATTTCTGTAATCTGTCAAGAATAGGATCCTTTTCTTTAATATAATCCCTTTTTTCTTTTATTTCCTTAACAATTTTCTTATTAGATGCATTCTCCTTTGCATTGCCAAATATCTCCCTAGCATGACTAATCTTTTCTTGTAACTTTTCCCTATTTTCTCTTGCAATAGGACGTATAGTGAAGTTTTCTCCGAAGTGATCCTGGTTTGAATAAAGAATACTGTGAATTGTAATATTATCAGGCAAATAAGAACTTACAAGATCATTTAGTGATACACCATACTTTTGTTTAAATGTAGGTCCATTAGATTGTCCATGATCAGATAAAACAATAATATTATATTTACGCTTTGAATCAAGCACAGCCCTATGTACACGTTTAATCTGAGTATCAACCTGTCTTAGAGCATGAAAAGAATCCTTATCCCTAATTCCTGAATGATGAGCAATTTCATCATAACCCATATAAGTAGCATACATAGTATTAAACCGGCCAGCATACACATCACCTATCAGAGTGTATGTTGTAGCCTCCCTCATAACAATATTTGCACCACTTCTTGAAACAAAATAATAGAATCCTCTCTTAATCCTAGGCCGAATATCCCTAACAGTATGTTCTACTCGTGATAACAATTCAAGAAACATATCCGCCATAAACAATACCAGTATCCTTGTAATAATATAAGGTGAAGAATACAGGTAATACCATGTTTTAGTATAAAAATCAGATAGCTTGGTTAATTTACTATAGGTTAACAGACAGTCCTCAGCATCACCCGAAAACAGGTTACTTCGACTAGCCCCCACGTTTGACAATAAACCATCACCATCAGATATTCTTCTTTCAATACTGATTGCATCAGACAAAGTATTTGAAGAAACTATCTTGTTATCATTTTCTTTTTCAACCCAACGAAAAGCAGGTATGTTAGAATTATTTCCATGCAATATTCCTGCCTGTGAAGAACTTGTCTGACTTGAAAGATCAGTTTGCCATTTTGTAAGCTTATGACTACCATCATCAAGAAATCTTTTCAAGTAAGGCATACTACCATTATTTAATGCTTCAATCAATACATCATATGCCAATCCATCAATTTCCAGGAATATGAAACCTTCCTTGTCAATATTTTTATTTGGCTGAATTTGTCTTCGTAACACATACCTGTAATATGTAGAGTCCTCATCAATATCCATTATTAAGGAAATTATAGAGTTTATAAGGCCTAACAATAATGGTATTGAAAATAGTGAAATTCCTTCAATTGAAAAGGCAGGAAATATTATACTTATCACATAAAGTATAATTCCATCCAGTAGGAAAGTTCCAAAACCTAAAGTGAAAACTATAAACTTTAACGAAATATATGACAATACTGGCCATAATACAGCATTTATTATTGATAATAATGAAATCACTATTAATGCTGTTGTAAAATCAGGTAAGTTTATTCCGCCAATAGTTTGGGTTATTATAAAGAATATTAGCACTTCTAAAAATAGGAATATTAATGTTTTAATTATTCTGGTAAAATTCTCTCTAAAAAAATCATACATTTTAAAAAGACCTCCAGAGCAATTAATTTAAGTAAAAGGGGGGTGGTTAAATGAGAGAAAAAATTCTCTGTTTAAAATTCAATGTAATCGTATCCTTCACAACCTTCATCGAATGCGTAGTGTACTGTTGTGAAGTTGCTCATAAATTCTGTGACATCTTCTGTAACATCTTTTTCATCCATCACTACTTGTTTGATGAATTCTGCTACTTGTTTCATGTCATCTTCTTTAAGTCCACGGTGTGTTAATTCTTGTGTTCCCATTCTGATACCTGATGGGTTATCACTGTTATTTACGTCATCCCATGGGAGTAAGTTTTTGTTTAGGATTATGTTGTTGTATTGTAATGTTTTTGCCATTTTAGATACATCACCAAGGTTTGCTACATCCATTGCTACTTGGTGTGATTCTGTGAATCCTTGATCTTCACATAATACATTGAATCCTAATTCGTATAAGCTTTGAGCTAGTGCTTTAGCGTTGCTTATTGTTTGTTTAGCATAGTCTTGACCAAATTCTAACATTTCTGCTGTAGCAATACCTAGTCCTGCCATGTGGTGTAAGTGGTGGTTACTTACTACTCCAGGGAATACACAGTTATCTATTTTTTTATGTAAATCTTCTTTACAGAGGATGATTCCTCCCTGTGGTCCAGGGAATGTTTTATGTGTACTTCCTGTTACCATGTCTGCTCCATCTGCTACTGGGTCTTGGAATTGTTTACCTGCAATTAAACCTAATACGTGAGCTCCGTCATAGATAACTCTTGCTCCTACTTCTTGAGCTACTTCAACTGCTTCTTTAACTGGTTGTGGGAATAAGAATAAACTACCACCAAGAACTATTCCTTTTGGTTCTTTGTCTCTGATTTTTGCTGCTAATTTATCCATGTCTACGTTCATTAATTCTGTATCCATTGGTACTGATGAGGTTTTAAGTCCTCTTATACCTGCTGCACTTACGCCTGCATGACTTATGTGTCCTCCTTCAGGTACGTTAATACTCATTAATGTGTCGCCTGGTTTTGCGATTGCGAAGAAACATGCTAGGTTTGCTACTACTCCACTTGTTGGTTGTACGTTTGCATGGTCACATCCGAACAATTTTTTTGATAAATCGATTGTTATTTGTTCGATTTCGTCTATGTAGTCGCATCCTTCGTATAATCTTTCGCCTGGTAATCCTTCTGCATATCTGTGTGAAAGGTCAGATGCTATTGCTTCTCTTACAGCTCTACTAGTAATGTT
It encodes:
- a CDS encoding methionine adenosyltransferase — encoded protein: MRNIKIEKAIQRPVELNEIEIVERKGIGHPDSISDGIAEAVSRVLSQTYKEKVGHVLHHNTDEVQITAGESDPKFGGGQIIKPIEILLTGRAANQFTLPNGETHKVGVDTIAIEAAKEFLQDTIINLDVEYGTVVECKIGEGSADLRDVFQRPNEIPSSNDTSFGVGFAPFSETENLVLKTEELLNSKSFKKQHPFVGEDIKVMGLRERDDITLTIAAAFVSKYVDDRDAYLSGKEELIDIVKDLAAKTTDLNVETLINTADDETKKDESGYYLTVTGTSAEMGDDGSVGRGNRANGLITPNRPMSMEATSGKNPINHVGKIYNLLSNEITREVVSDVEGVKNIDMIILSQIGKPIDQPRTATAHITTEEGYSIDDVEEDVTKIIDKWLGNITDIKDFMLEGKLRTF
- a CDS encoding DUF192 domain-containing protein, which gives rise to MYIIKIYNNKNEQKSKIGNISCADTFTKRLLGLMGKNKFNGLIFKQKHQSKYYNSIHTSFMKVPIDILYINNQMKIHELTTLKPWQLYIPKKGNIKHIIELPEKSINKHNIKINDKVVITHERQKN
- a CDS encoding metallophosphoesterase gives rise to the protein MKDRKIDKPKGMIQTAMNKTRKKLHKGNFKKKLFKIVPLTITSDKLDPIFNDYKIVHITDIHIGQWITKEKLDGVVKLINDLKPDTIVITGDYVSYKAEEYIQDLEECLKKLEAKDDIISVLGNHDYWTNPEAIKQMLKDSNIINLENEIHIIERNNKKLQIAGIDCVTVGKDNIGKIEEKLDYDSPAIMLVHEPDFADTTCKLEPFILQLSGHSHGGQFSIPYIRTPVRGKNFIKYPKGSYEVDDMIQYTNSGIGTNMFWFRINCPPEITEIKLKVE
- a CDS encoding flavoprotein; protein product: MKILWAITGAGHLLKESIHVIDELSQKHEITIALSNAGLEVVKKYGYMTKLEEIRDKKPENMIVCDEDEKYSYPLSGKITHEKYDLIIVSPTTANTTAKIVHAIADTLVTNIVAQSGKGRIPLLIVPVDQKEGIITTKIPPYIKKDACQKCEECKPGNICPKKAINPPNINTIQCINCMKCRNKCPHNALITDKEIELYIRKIDAENTAKLEEIENIKTIFHPEDILEEDVLN
- a CDS encoding phage holin family protein, which gives rise to MYDFFRENFTRIIKTLIFLFLEVLIFFIITQTIGGINLPDFTTALIVISLLSIINAVLWPVLSYISLKFIVFTLGFGTFLLDGIILYVISIIFPAFSIEGISLFSIPLLLGLINSIISLIMDIDEDSTYYRYVLRRQIQPNKNIDKEGFIFLEIDGLAYDVLIEALNNGSMPYLKRFLDDGSHKLTKWQTDLSSQTSSSQAGILHGNNSNIPAFRWVEKENDNKIVSSNTLSDAISIERRISDGDGLLSNVGASRSNLFSGDAEDCLLTYSKLTKLSDFYTKTWYYLYSSPYIITRILVLFMADMFLELLSRVEHTVRDIRPRIKRGFYYFVSRSGANIVMREATTYTLIGDVYAGRFNTMYATYMGYDEIAHHSGIRDKDSFHALRQVDTQIKRVHRAVLDSKRKYNIIVLSDHGQSNGPTFKQKYGVSLNDLVSSYLPDNITIHSILYSNQDHFGENFTIRPIARENREKLQEKISHAREIFGNAKENASNKKIVKEIKEKRDYIKEKDPILDRLQKLSDKYDIGVDLVSEELVKDETPQTIVLASGNLGLIYFTDWPGRLTYEQMEDAFPGLINGLANHEGIGFVMVKSEILGTMVLSDNDVYYLDDDKIVGSNFLEKYGEHVVDHLKRTDNFDHVPDILVNSEYDSSNGEVYAFEELIGSHGGIGGTQQEPFILYPSWWVLDEEIVGAENVHKFFKKELLKCWDDD
- the glyA gene encoding serine hydroxymethyltransferase — its product is MSNLEQAQKIKELTKTHHKWMKNSLNLIASENITSRAVREAIASDLSHRYAEGLPGERLYEGCDYIDEIEQITIDLSKKLFGCDHANVQPTSGVVANLACFFAIAKPGDTLMSINVPEGGHISHAGVSAAGIRGLKTSSVPMDTELMNVDMDKLAAKIRDKEPKGIVLGGSLFLFPQPVKEAVEVAQEVGARVIYDGAHVLGLIAGKQFQDPVADGADMVTGSTHKTFPGPQGGIILCKEDLHKKIDNCVFPGVVSNHHLHHMAGLGIATAEMLEFGQDYAKQTISNAKALAQSLYELGFNVLCEDQGFTESHQVAMDVANLGDVSKMAKTLQYNNIILNKNLLPWDDVNNSDNPSGIRMGTQELTHRGLKEDDMKQVAEFIKQVVMDEKDVTEDVTEFMSNFTTVHYAFDEGCEGYDYIEF